The stretch of DNA AAACTCCATTACCTGATCTTGCCCCTCAGCGTTCTGATGCTGCGTGAAATTGCCGTCACTCTGCGCTTTATGCGGGCCAGCATGTTGGAAGTCTTAAATCAGGATTTTATTCGTACTGCACGTGCGAAAGGGTTGCCCAACCGCATCGTGCTGTTTAAACATGCTCTCCGGAACGCCATCGTGCCCATCATTACGTTGCTGGGCCTCAGCATTCCGGGTTTGTTTGGGGGCGTTGTGATCACCGAAACCGTGTTTTCTTGGCCGGGCATGGGCAAAGCGATTCTGGATGCTTTGGTCAGCAAAGACTTTAACGTAGTGATGGTGTCGCTGATGCTGCTTGCCATGCTGACGGTTGTTTTTCAGCTTGTTGCGGATCTCGTTTATGCGGTGGTCGATCCCCGCATTCGGTACTCGTGAGGTCATTGCCATGAGGTTCCTATGACTGTCGCTCTTGCCAAACCGCCCCGCGCCCGCAGTAATTCCACCTTGCAAATTGCGCTCCGGCGTCTGCTCAAGCACAAGGCTGCCATGGTCAGCCTCGCGATTATCCTGCTGTTGGTGCTGATCGCTATTTTTGCGCCCCTGATCGCACCATACGATCCCAACACGCAGGATCTGGAAGGCATTTATAGGCCGCCTGGCCCCGGCCATCCCCTCGGCCAAGACAGTTTGGGCCGCGATATGTTGTCGCGCATTATTTACGGCAGCCGCATCAGCCTCTTGGTCGGATTCACGGTGGCTCTGTTCAGCGTGGTGCTGGGCACGTTCATGGGCGTGCTGGCCGGATATTTTGGCGGCCGCACCGACAACGTCATCAGCCGCTTTATCGAAATCATGCTGTCTATCCCCGAACTGCCCCTGCAACTGACCCTCAGCGGCCTGTTCGCCGTCAGCGACGTGCCCGCCATCGTCGCTCTGCGCGACAATCCACTGTCGAGCGTGTTCATCATCGTGGGTATCTTTACCTTCTTTGGGTGGATGGGCACGGCCCGGCTGGTGCGCGGCGAAGTGTTGCGCCTCAAAAATCTGGAATATGTAGACGCGGCTCGGGCGCTGGGGGCCAAAAATGGCCGCATCATGCTTCAACATCTGGTGCCCAACCTGATCGCCATCATCATCGTCAACGGCACGCTGGCGGTGGGCGGCGCGATCCTGGGCGAAGCGGCGCTGTCGTTCCTCGGCTTCGGCATTCAGCCGCCTGTATCCACGTGGGGCAACATGCTCAGCAACGCCAACGAAGTCGTGCTGGAGCATCCGTTCGTGGCTTTCTATCCCGGCCTGG from Deinococcus sp. QL22 encodes:
- a CDS encoding ABC transporter permease; translation: MTVALAKPPRARSNSTLQIALRRLLKHKAAMVSLAIILLLVLIAIFAPLIAPYDPNTQDLEGIYRPPGPGHPLGQDSLGRDMLSRIIYGSRISLLVGFTVALFSVVLGTFMGVLAGYFGGRTDNVISRFIEIMLSIPELPLQLTLSGLFAVSDVPAIVALRDNPLSSVFIIVGIFTFFGWMGTARLVRGEVLRLKNLEYVDAARALGAKNGRIMLQHLVPNLIAIIIVNGTLAVGGAILGEAALSFLGFGIQPPVSTWGNMLSNANEVVLEHPFVAFYPGLAILITVLSFNFLGDGLRDAFDPKSRL